A genomic window from Desulfopila inferna includes:
- a CDS encoding LeuA family protein: MNAIIDTTLREGEQTPGVRFSLVEKKQIIDGLVAVGIGEIEIGISSSLISCPPNLIDYCQRVHPKLICSLWCRCNKDDIRFAATIRPDILSLSIPVSDILIRDKMGKDREWIANRLTTSIDQAKRMGMPVAVGFEDATRAEKSFLLRMAALAECHGALRIRLADTIGTSTPQEIIECVSAVSVILKRCEIAIHCHNDLGMATANALSALENGATSADATILGLGERCGCTSLEELAGILKLKKNIPFNLKAIRPLSRYTAKIAGRIIPPNRPLTGEDIFTCETGLHLHGLYKNPATYEPYPPETIGATRKLVLGPKAGRRAIKAHLEAQGHRVAGVIDERKLKSIRSFLASNSLNDPA; this comes from the coding sequence ATGAACGCAATTATTGACACTACACTTCGGGAAGGGGAACAGACACCCGGTGTCCGGTTTTCTCTCGTAGAAAAAAAGCAGATTATCGACGGCCTGGTGGCAGTGGGGATCGGTGAAATCGAAATCGGCATCTCCTCTTCGCTGATCAGCTGTCCTCCCAACCTGATCGATTATTGCCAAAGAGTCCACCCCAAGCTTATCTGCTCCCTCTGGTGCCGCTGCAATAAAGACGATATCCGCTTTGCAGCCACTATCAGGCCCGATATTCTTTCTCTGTCTATTCCGGTGTCGGATATTCTTATTCGGGATAAAATGGGAAAGGACAGGGAATGGATCGCCAACCGGCTGACTACAAGCATTGACCAGGCAAAAAGAATGGGGATGCCAGTTGCCGTCGGTTTCGAGGACGCTACCAGAGCGGAGAAAAGCTTTCTCCTGCGCATGGCGGCACTGGCCGAGTGTCACGGAGCATTACGTATCCGTCTGGCCGATACCATAGGAACATCCACACCGCAGGAAATCATCGAATGCGTCAGCGCCGTTTCAGTGATTCTCAAACGGTGTGAAATAGCGATACATTGCCACAACGATCTGGGCATGGCTACCGCCAATGCCCTTTCCGCCCTGGAAAACGGTGCAACCAGCGCCGATGCCACAATACTTGGCCTGGGAGAAAGATGCGGGTGCACGAGCCTTGAGGAACTTGCCGGCATTTTGAAACTGAAAAAGAATATCCCATTCAATCTAAAAGCCATACGTCCCCTTTCCCGATATACCGCGAAGATAGCAGGAAGAATAATACCACCCAATCGTCCCCTTACCGGAGAGGATATCTTCACCTGCGAAACAGGACTTCATCTCCATGGGCTCTACAAGAATCCGGCGACATACGAGCCATATCCTCCCGAGACTATCGGCGCTACTCGCAAGCTTGTTCTCGGCCCAAAAGCCGGCAGAAGAGCAATCAAGGCACATCTGGAAGCACAGGGACATCGGGTCGCAGGAGTCATTGACGAGAGGAAGCTGAAATCAATCAGGAGCTTTCTGGCCAGCAACAGCTTGAATGACCCCGCATGA
- a CDS encoding NAD(P)/FAD-dependent oxidoreductase has product MSKKLVLAGGGHAHMKILANLRNLKDAGYLVTVIQPSAYHYYSGMGPGMLSTHYSPDQIRFKTRFVVERQGCRFFKAKVTGINADQKTVLTDTGETIPYDVLSCNVGSYVPSLPIEGSSKNIFSAKPIERLLEAQQKIIAKCNSNSIAIGVIGGGPAAVEIAGNAYHLVRTTGCKNITIRLFAGKKLMEGYSRSIQKIIRKTFQHRDIIIDESGYAAAINDGTIILENGQRFSSDIIFLAIGTKPSPLFADSGLATGPDGGLLVNEFLQATENKSILGGGDCISFSPEPLDKVGVYAVRQNPVLLHNIQAVLNNVPLKKFQTGGKYLLIFNLGEKIGALQKGPITWGGKSAFFIKDYIDKKFMHRFQALEK; this is encoded by the coding sequence ATGAGTAAAAAGCTTGTGTTGGCCGGCGGCGGGCATGCCCATATGAAAATTCTTGCCAACCTGAGGAATCTCAAGGATGCCGGCTACCTGGTGACCGTGATCCAGCCCTCTGCCTATCACTACTATTCGGGAATGGGTCCGGGAATGCTAAGCACTCACTACAGCCCGGATCAAATACGTTTCAAAACCCGCTTTGTCGTAGAGCGCCAGGGATGTCGTTTCTTCAAGGCCAAGGTCACCGGCATCAATGCAGACCAGAAGACAGTACTCACTGATACCGGAGAAACGATTCCCTATGACGTTCTGTCCTGCAATGTCGGCAGCTATGTGCCGTCATTGCCGATTGAAGGCTCCAGCAAAAATATTTTTTCAGCAAAACCGATCGAGAGGCTTTTGGAAGCACAGCAGAAGATTATCGCCAAATGCAACAGCAACTCCATCGCCATTGGTGTGATAGGCGGCGGTCCTGCCGCTGTAGAAATAGCAGGCAATGCCTATCACCTGGTGCGTACTACAGGGTGCAAAAATATCACCATCAGACTTTTTGCCGGAAAGAAACTGATGGAGGGTTACAGCCGATCAATTCAGAAAATTATCCGTAAAACCTTTCAGCACCGGGATATCATTATCGACGAATCGGGCTACGCCGCAGCGATTAATGATGGCACCATCATTCTTGAAAATGGTCAGCGATTTTCCTCGGACATTATTTTTCTGGCCATCGGGACCAAGCCGTCGCCCCTTTTTGCCGACTCCGGACTGGCAACAGGTCCCGATGGAGGTCTGCTGGTCAACGAATTCCTGCAAGCTACTGAAAACAAGAGTATATTAGGAGGTGGAGACTGCATTAGCTTTTCGCCAGAACCTCTGGATAAGGTGGGTGTCTATGCGGTACGGCAAAATCCTGTTTTGCTCCACAACATACAGGCTGTTCTGAACAATGTTCCTTTGAAAAAATTTCAGACTGGAGGAAAGTACCTGTTGATCTTTAACCTGGGTGAAAAAATAGGCGCGTTACAGAAAGGCCCCATAACCTGGGGAGGCAAGAGTGCTTTTTTTATCAAGGACTACATAGACAAAAAATTTATGCATCGATTTCAGGCACTGGAAAAATGA
- a CDS encoding rhodanese-like domain-containing protein codes for MHWKQFLTPAQSLDSEEVRELQKNSTEEIQFLDVRQPSEYRISHIPGAKLIPLPQLAGSLDQLDRQKPVVVYUAIGGRSRVAAQQLAGKGFKEVINLKGGMKAWDGHEAVGAEDQGLELFHDLGSAEQVLRTAYSLEQGLEDFYLRMMEKVSSPEVIGLFKKLAGIEEIHKEILFDEYIRLTGADDLSVFEENLEQDALEGGMTTDEYLQRVNPDFEKIDEVIGLAMSIEAQALDLYMRALQNTSDSQSRKMLERIAGEERSHLEQLGSLMDTVLEKADE; via the coding sequence ATGCACTGGAAACAATTTCTAACTCCCGCTCAATCACTTGATAGTGAAGAAGTGCGGGAACTGCAAAAAAACTCAACTGAAGAAATTCAGTTTCTTGACGTCCGCCAACCTTCGGAATATCGAATTTCCCATATTCCGGGAGCCAAACTTATTCCGCTACCGCAACTGGCGGGCTCGCTCGATCAGCTTGATCGGCAGAAACCCGTGGTGGTCTACTGAGCCATCGGCGGGAGAAGCCGCGTGGCGGCTCAACAGTTGGCAGGCAAGGGATTTAAGGAAGTCATAAATCTCAAAGGCGGTATGAAGGCCTGGGATGGACATGAGGCTGTCGGTGCAGAAGACCAGGGGCTTGAGCTTTTTCACGACCTGGGATCCGCCGAGCAGGTTCTGAGGACAGCGTATTCGCTGGAACAGGGTCTCGAGGATTTTTACCTCCGCATGATGGAGAAGGTTTCATCCCCTGAGGTAATCGGACTTTTTAAAAAACTTGCCGGTATCGAGGAGATCCATAAGGAAATTCTTTTCGATGAATACATCAGACTTACAGGTGCCGATGACCTGAGCGTATTCGAAGAAAATCTGGAACAGGATGCTCTTGAGGGGGGAATGACAACAGATGAATACCTGCAGCGTGTCAACCCGGACTTTGAAAAAATTGATGAAGTGATCGGTTTGGCTATGTCGATTGAAGCACAAGCCCTTGATCTGTATATGCGCGCTTTGCAAAATACCAGCGACAGCCAGAGCAGAAAAATGCTGGAACGCATTGCCGGCGAGGAGAGATCTCACCTTGAACAGCTGGGATCACTCATGGATACGGTCCTGGAGAAGGCCGATGAGTAA
- the hisC gene encoding histidinol-phosphate transaminase, with protein sequence MSKYWSSKVKKLEPYVPGEQPKIENLVKLNTNENPYGPSPLALREMERQAGDALRLYPDPESEHLRNAVAEFYHIDRSSVFVGNGSDEVLAHTFQALLKQKKPLLCPDISYSFYPVYSGLYDVECCEIPLAEDFTIRIEDYMRDNGGILFANPNAPTGCFLELQQIESLLQANRESVVVIDEAYIDFGGQSAVELIDKYDNLLVIQTLSKSRSLAGLRVGFAIGQKNLIEALERVKNSFNSYPLDRFAIYGGAAAMSDRQHFETTRKKIITTREWLTSELTKRGFEVLPSRANFVFARNERCDALELSSALRRKNILVRHFKQPRIDQFLRITVGSDIECGQLITTLDEIADL encoded by the coding sequence ATGAGCAAGTATTGGAGTTCAAAGGTAAAAAAGTTGGAGCCCTATGTGCCGGGTGAACAGCCGAAAATTGAGAACCTTGTCAAGTTGAACACCAACGAAAACCCCTATGGTCCATCACCCCTTGCCCTGCGGGAAATGGAAAGACAGGCAGGTGATGCTCTGCGTCTCTATCCCGATCCGGAATCGGAGCATCTGCGAAATGCCGTAGCCGAATTTTATCACATTGACAGGAGCAGTGTCTTTGTCGGCAATGGATCCGATGAGGTGCTTGCCCATACCTTCCAGGCTCTGCTGAAACAGAAAAAGCCTCTTCTCTGCCCCGATATTTCTTACAGTTTCTATCCTGTCTACAGCGGTCTTTATGATGTCGAATGTTGTGAGATTCCACTGGCAGAGGACTTTACGATCAGGATTGAAGACTATATGCGCGACAATGGCGGCATCCTCTTTGCCAACCCCAACGCCCCAACCGGATGCTTTCTCGAGTTGCAGCAGATTGAATCACTGCTGCAGGCGAACCGGGAATCAGTAGTGGTTATCGACGAGGCCTATATTGATTTTGGCGGGCAATCCGCTGTTGAGCTGATTGACAAATACGACAACCTCCTTGTTATCCAGACCTTGTCGAAATCCCGCTCTCTTGCCGGACTTCGCGTTGGTTTTGCCATTGGACAAAAGAACCTGATCGAGGCTCTGGAGAGGGTGAAGAACAGTTTTAACTCCTATCCTCTCGATAGATTTGCCATCTATGGAGGTGCGGCGGCAATGTCTGATCGACAGCATTTTGAAACTACCCGGAAGAAGATCATTACTACCAGGGAATGGCTGACCAGTGAACTGACGAAACGGGGATTCGAGGTCCTGCCATCGCGGGCTAACTTTGTATTTGCACGAAATGAACGTTGCGATGCGCTGGAGTTAAGCAGCGCATTACGTCGTAAAAATATTCTCGTAAGGCATTTTAAGCAGCCTAGAATTGATCAATTTCTCAGGATTACAGTAGGTAGCGACATTGAGTGTGGTCAGCTAATCACGACGCTGGATGAAATAGCAGATCTCTGA
- a CDS encoding YhdH/YhfP family quinone oxidoreductase, which translates to MNDKIFKALVVEEITPGKFELNIKKKAVKDLPPGEVLIRVKYSSLNYKDALSASGNRGVTRKYPHTPGIDASGVVVESENSEFRKGDEVLVTGYDLGMNTCGGFEQYIRVPAEWVVRKPKGLSLGEAMIFGTAGFTAALSVHALVQDVSPEDGEILVTGASGGVGSLAVSLLAKLGYRVVGVTGKPQGKRFLKKLGAHRVIGRDEARDDSGKPMLKTTWAGVIDTVGGDILVTAIKSTKPLGTVTCCGNVASPDLPLTVYPFILRGVRLIGIDSQNCPMPLRREIWDLLGDKWKTEALKDICEEIGMEGLEHHIGLILQGQQKGRIVVNLDA; encoded by the coding sequence ATCAATGACAAAATATTTAAGGCACTGGTCGTTGAGGAAATCACCCCCGGAAAATTCGAACTGAATATTAAGAAGAAGGCGGTGAAGGATCTTCCGCCAGGCGAAGTTCTGATACGGGTAAAATATTCATCTCTGAATTATAAGGATGCTCTTTCGGCCAGCGGCAACCGAGGTGTTACCCGAAAATATCCACATACCCCGGGTATTGATGCCTCTGGAGTCGTGGTGGAGAGTGAGAATAGCGAGTTCAGGAAAGGGGACGAAGTGCTGGTCACCGGTTATGATCTCGGTATGAATACCTGCGGGGGATTTGAGCAGTACATCCGGGTTCCGGCTGAATGGGTCGTGAGAAAGCCGAAAGGCCTCAGTCTGGGCGAAGCCATGATTTTTGGAACCGCGGGATTTACGGCGGCACTGTCAGTTCATGCCCTGGTGCAGGATGTATCCCCTGAAGACGGTGAAATCCTCGTTACCGGAGCTTCCGGCGGGGTGGGTTCTCTGGCAGTTTCCCTGCTGGCAAAACTGGGCTACAGGGTAGTTGGCGTAACCGGCAAACCTCAAGGCAAGAGATTCCTGAAGAAGCTCGGAGCACACCGGGTCATCGGCAGGGATGAGGCTCGGGACGACAGCGGTAAACCCATGCTCAAGACAACCTGGGCCGGAGTCATCGATACTGTAGGCGGAGACATACTGGTCACGGCGATCAAGTCGACAAAGCCCCTGGGGACTGTTACCTGCTGCGGCAATGTCGCCTCCCCCGATCTGCCCCTTACCGTGTATCCTTTTATTCTGCGCGGTGTCAGGCTGATAGGAATAGATTCGCAGAATTGCCCCATGCCCCTTCGTCGGGAAATTTGGGATCTTTTAGGAGATAAATGGAAAACGGAAGCATTGAAGGACATCTGTGAAGAGATTGGCATGGAGGGGCTTGAGCACCATATTGGTCTGATCCTTCAGGGACAACAGAAGGGACGGATAGTAGTCAATCTGGATGCCTGA
- the cmoB gene encoding tRNA 5-methoxyuridine(34)/uridine 5-oxyacetic acid(34) synthase CmoB, whose amino-acid sequence MDYLAKLPVSPFHDTIVAEHKAKQKWVNQKKKGFLRYREPCEALSRFRARHVDCSGETVIIGDKEEVEKQEQQWIRENLEAFMPWRKGPFSIFGTDIDAEWRSERKWQRLVPRLPDLQGKVIADIGCSNGYYMFRMAPYNPAIIVGFEPSVQHYYCFQALRNMAGLRNLHIDLLGVEHIGLFPEIFDVIFLMGVIYHRSSPVDVLKEIFKALKPGGTLLLESQAIPGEEPYALFPEKTYAKVPGTYFVPTGKCLQHWMQRAGFEDAQLFCSHPMSEKEQRRTKWMTFESYSDFLNPQDSSLTIEGYPAPFRVFLCGTK is encoded by the coding sequence ATGGATTATCTCGCCAAGCTTCCCGTTTCACCATTCCATGATACTATCGTTGCGGAACACAAGGCAAAGCAGAAGTGGGTGAACCAGAAAAAGAAAGGCTTTCTGCGCTACCGTGAACCCTGCGAGGCGCTTTCCCGCTTTCGGGCACGACATGTGGACTGCAGCGGAGAGACAGTTATCATCGGTGACAAAGAAGAGGTAGAGAAACAGGAGCAGCAGTGGATCAGGGAAAACCTGGAGGCGTTCATGCCCTGGAGGAAGGGTCCTTTTTCGATCTTCGGAACCGATATAGATGCGGAATGGCGCAGTGAGAGAAAATGGCAACGCCTGGTGCCGCGGCTGCCTGATCTTCAGGGAAAGGTGATCGCCGACATCGGCTGCAGCAATGGCTACTACATGTTTCGCATGGCGCCCTACAATCCCGCCATTATCGTGGGGTTTGAACCCTCGGTGCAGCATTACTACTGCTTCCAGGCCCTGAGAAACATGGCAGGGCTGAGGAACCTGCATATCGACCTGCTCGGTGTGGAACATATCGGACTTTTCCCGGAAATCTTCGATGTGATTTTTCTTATGGGAGTTATTTACCACCGCTCATCTCCGGTCGATGTCCTCAAAGAGATATTCAAAGCCCTCAAGCCCGGCGGTACCCTACTCCTCGAATCACAAGCCATCCCCGGCGAGGAGCCTTATGCCCTCTTTCCGGAAAAGACGTACGCCAAAGTGCCGGGCACCTATTTTGTCCCTACCGGAAAGTGCCTTCAACACTGGATGCAACGTGCTGGATTTGAGGATGCCCAGCTCTTTTGCTCCCATCCCATGTCGGAAAAAGAGCAGCGCAGAACCAAATGGATGACTTTCGAGTCTTACAGCGATTTTCTCAATCCCCAGGATTCATCACTCACCATAGAAGGTTATCCGGCACCTTTTCGGGTCTTTCTCTGCGGAACCAAATAA
- the cmoA gene encoding carboxy-S-adenosyl-L-methionine synthase CmoA, whose amino-acid sequence MAPKTSNAVDRAILKSEFIPVRGAFRDTIINNKLMTDKPKDTLFQVDSVQEDFIFSERVVEVFDDMLDRSIPFYHEVIQATANLLQRLLRDDDRIVDLGCATGTTLLEFCRLIANDSIRYLGVDNSPAMLDKGRLKAELYSKKKKIEFLDQDIMNISLPDTGVFILNYTLQFIRPVLRQEFLQRVFDNLRPGGVLILGEKTIRHDPLLNRIFIDLYHQYKRQKGYSELEIAKKREALENVLIPFSIEENKTILKKVGFQSIESYFQWFNFVSFVAIKPTGAIS is encoded by the coding sequence ATGGCTCCAAAAACCAGCAACGCTGTGGATCGGGCTATCTTGAAGTCGGAGTTTATACCCGTACGGGGTGCTTTTCGCGACACCATCATAAATAACAAGCTCATGACAGATAAGCCTAAAGATACCCTTTTTCAGGTGGATTCAGTGCAGGAAGATTTTATCTTTTCCGAACGGGTGGTCGAAGTTTTCGACGACATGCTCGATCGTTCCATCCCCTTTTACCATGAAGTCATCCAGGCCACGGCTAATCTGCTGCAGAGGCTTCTCAGAGATGATGACCGGATAGTGGATCTTGGCTGTGCCACCGGCACGACATTGCTGGAATTCTGCAGGCTGATTGCCAATGATTCGATCCGCTATCTTGGCGTGGACAACTCCCCCGCCATGCTGGACAAGGGCCGGCTCAAGGCGGAGTTGTACAGCAAAAAGAAAAAAATCGAGTTTCTCGACCAGGATATCATGAACATTTCGCTTCCGGACACCGGCGTCTTCATCCTCAACTATACACTCCAGTTTATCCGACCGGTTCTGCGGCAGGAGTTTCTACAAAGAGTTTTCGATAACCTGCGGCCCGGCGGCGTGCTCATCCTTGGAGAAAAAACCATACGCCACGATCCTCTCCTCAACAGGATTTTCATTGATCTCTACCATCAATACAAGCGGCAAAAAGGATATTCCGAGTTGGAGATAGCCAAAAAACGTGAAGCGCTTGAAAATGTATTGATCCCTTTTTCCATCGAGGAAAATAAAACTATTCTGAAAAAGGTGGGTTTCCAATCCATCGAAAGCTACTTTCAGTGGTTCAACTTCGTTTCCTTTGTCGCCATAAAACCAACGGGAGCCATTTCCTGA
- a CDS encoding radical SAM protein codes for MRKIAFGYSTRCNIKCSHCVAAGEAPETTKMEPAAAQRAIRDLAEAGVTGISFTAGEPFIYFDDLLELVALCRELRIYSRIVTNCSWATSAEVAQHKLDSLKLCGLSQLRMSYSRWHQQHVPRRNIIHAANGCKASGIDYFVSFVTDFSEEDDAYEDFLRYNQLKFFPEPVIYAGRANSFGRPAIFTDYQANRCAMNPYLAPDFNMYACCDAGSHFNTTNFFLLGSLKEHSADELFKKLESNALYTCIRNQGITTIAGFAGFKAREIVTYRKCELCRKMFDSPEMLKMLVRAGAGELQGWSR; via the coding sequence ATGAGAAAAATAGCTTTTGGATATTCAACCCGCTGCAATATCAAATGCAGTCACTGTGTAGCCGCAGGCGAGGCACCGGAAACCACCAAAATGGAACCGGCCGCTGCACAAAGAGCTATCCGTGATCTGGCGGAGGCAGGTGTAACCGGGATCAGTTTCACCGCCGGTGAACCTTTTATCTATTTCGACGATCTACTTGAGCTGGTGGCACTATGTCGCGAACTCAGGATATACAGCAGGATCGTTACCAACTGCTCCTGGGCCACCAGTGCAGAAGTCGCGCAACACAAACTGGATTCCCTCAAACTCTGCGGGCTCTCGCAACTGCGCATGAGCTACAGCAGGTGGCATCAGCAGCATGTCCCTCGTCGGAATATTATCCACGCCGCCAATGGGTGCAAGGCATCCGGAATCGATTATTTCGTCTCTTTCGTAACCGATTTCTCAGAAGAAGATGATGCATATGAAGATTTTCTGCGGTACAATCAACTGAAATTTTTTCCCGAACCGGTTATCTATGCAGGACGGGCAAACAGCTTCGGCAGGCCGGCGATCTTCACCGATTATCAGGCTAATCGCTGCGCCATGAACCCTTATCTTGCGCCCGATTTCAACATGTATGCCTGCTGCGATGCCGGCAGCCATTTCAACACAACCAATTTTTTTCTCCTCGGCAGCCTCAAAGAACATAGTGCAGACGAGCTTTTTAAAAAACTGGAAAGCAATGCGCTGTATACCTGCATCCGAAATCAGGGAATTACCACAATAGCCGGTTTTGCCGGATTTAAGGCGCGGGAGATTGTCACCTATCGTAAATGCGAGCTTTGTCGGAAAATGTTTGATTCTCCGGAGATGCTGAAGATGCTTGTCCGGGCCGGCGCTGGTGAGCTGCAGGGCTGGAGTCGATAA